One Setaria viridis chromosome 7, Setaria_viridis_v4.0, whole genome shotgun sequence genomic region harbors:
- the LOC117863980 gene encoding uncharacterized protein, which translates to MSRRRTSAKSLLALVLLIIVSLLTLHAPIAFARHVVVLNPNDGVNNRGDSKNLSEVLASASTDDSAANKGVFSGRKLGVANKEEGITKATTGATATASAGSRPRTVKMREAWKHGDAAAEMYDMLRRDYAWKASRRRPINNGATRFQVKKP; encoded by the exons ATGAGCCGCAGAAGAACTAGTGCAAAGAGTCTTCTTGCACTTGTCCTGCTCATCATCGTCTCCTTGCTCACTCTGCACGCCCCCATCGCCTTTGCTCGCCACG TTGTCGTGCTGAACCCAAACGATGGAGTGAATAACAGAGGAGATAGTAAG AACCTTTCAGAGGTGCTGGCCTCGGCGTCGACCGATGATTCTGCTGCCAACAAGGGAGTATTCTCAGGGAGGAAGCTTGGTGTGGCGAACAAGGAAGAAGGAATAACCAAAGCCACCACGggagcgacggcgacggcttcAGCGGGCTCGCGGCCGCGGACGGTGAAGATGCGCGAGGCGTGGAAGCacggcgacgcggccgccgaGATGTACGACATGCTCCGGCGGGACTACGCGTGGAaggcgagccgccgccggccgatcaACAACGGCGCCACGCGGTTTCAGGTGAAGAAGCCCTAG
- the LOC117863979 gene encoding uncharacterized protein isoform X2, which translates to MVEQTNQSEHSFLKGEHQNGGKTGQTCIEDYSYDKDVVEIKLPDTVLSSDYGGHFIKDVCIDEGVLPDKKTSTEKLVDQKVSINFDSSEDTNGDLGEEIRADSTKTALELKSHIVILPVMCATDGNTGEQISLCKEHDLEGNNTAPISADSNDEKSNPKQSLHEDAQGGQQVGSVISESNENLEPFFNGEAAHQDSFNGCHETGIGIASETSNIIHSDLPAESAAADFTVAIPDSTALDKGASNQVNHYNPFIAYGSLDETWEPNYSLPTIVDAASVAPICPVEKTDSFSDLVNRALEGFDPIEIDEAIIEENRSDSVEASTSTLDVQASEQCNDKRESPTDDVKIDVTQETGIAAIATSLSTSNGESSDVKSENGKKCEIDNAQDINDFNPRDVEVGTKRSEDITDSKSSPLVQTESVVQQNGPDSAKVTAQTVIRNPFESSFSGPSITSGPLTPSGHIPYSGNISLRSESSTTSTRSFAFPVLQNEWNSSPVKMAKADRRRLREDRGWGYRILCCKF; encoded by the exons ATGGTTGAACAAACCAATCAATCTGAACATAGTTTTCTGAAGGGTGAGCATCAGAATGGAGGTAAAACCGGACAGACATGCATTGAGGATTACTCGTATGACAAGGATGTTGTAGAGATCAAGCTGCCGGACACAGTTCTTTCTTCTGATTACGGTGGCCATTTTATCAAGGATGTCTGCATTGATGAAGGAGTTCTTCCTGATAAAAAGACTTCAACAGAAAAGCTAGTAGATCAAAAGGTGTCAATAAACTTTGATTCCTCAGAAGATACAAACGGTGACCTAGGGGAAGAGATAAGAGCTGACTCTACAAAGACTGCACTTGAATTAAAATCACATATAGTTATCCTACCTGTCATGTGTGCTACTGACGGCAATACTGGGGAACAAATCTCCCTATGCAAAGAGCACGATCTTGAAGGCAACAATACTGCACCTATATCAGCCGATTCAAATGATGAGAAATCAAATCCCAAGCAATCACTGCATGAAGATGCACAAGGTGGCCAGCAGGTTGGCAGTGTCATTTCAGAGAGCAATGAAAATCTGGAGCCATTCTTCAATGGAGAAGCAGCTCATCAG GATTCATTTAATGGTTGTCATGAAACTGGAATTGGTATTGCATCGGAGACCAGTAACATCATTCACAGTGATTTACCAGCAGAATCGGCTGCAGCTGATTTCACGGTGGCAATACCTGACAGTACTGCATTGGATAAGGGAGCATCCAACCAAGTTAATCACTATAACCCTTTTATTGCCTATGGATCATTAGACGAGACATGGGAACCTAATTACTCTCTCCCTACTATTGTGGATGCCGCTTCTGTAGCACCCATCTGTCCTGTTGAAAAGACAGATAGTTTTAGTGATCTTGTCAACAGAGCACTGGAAGGATTTGATCCTATTGAAATAGATGAAGCCATAATTGAAGAGAATAGGTCAGATTCTGTTGAAGCAAGTACAAGTACACTGGATGTCCAAGCATCTGAACAATGTAATGATAAGAGAGAAAGTCCCACTGATGATGTGAAAATTGATGTAACACAAGAAACGGGTATAGCAGCTATAGCTACGTCTCTGTCCACTAGCAATGGAGAGTCTAGTGATGTCAAAAGTGAGAATGGTAAAAAATGTGAGATTGATAATGCCCAGGATATAAATGATTTTAACCCAAGAGATGTGGAGGTTGGCACAAAAAGAAGTGAGGACATCACGGATAGTAAGAGTTCACCTCTTGTGCAAACAGAATCTGTGGTTCAACAAAATGGACCTGATAGTGCAAAAGTGACTGCACAAACTGTTATTCGTAATCCCTTTGAATCAAGCTTCTCTGGTCCTAGCATTACATCAGGTCCACTAACACCCTCTGGTCACATACCTTATTCTGGTAACATTTCTCTTCGATCAGAAAGTAGCACGACAAGCACTCGGTCATTTGCATTTCCAGT ACTACAGAACGAGTGGAACAGCAGCCCTGTAAAGATGGCGAAGGCCGACCGCAGGCGTCTGAGGGAAGACCGAGGCTGGGGTTACAGAATCCTTTGCTGTAAATTCTGA
- the LOC117863979 gene encoding uncharacterized protein isoform X1, which translates to MKIDDERPYQSHIFQELPSNGNPKLDFETERQSKHKFLADKMVEQTNQSEHSFLKGEHQNGGKTGQTCIEDYSYDKDVVEIKLPDTVLSSDYGGHFIKDVCIDEGVLPDKKTSTEKLVDQKVSINFDSSEDTNGDLGEEIRADSTKTALELKSHIVILPVMCATDGNTGEQISLCKEHDLEGNNTAPISADSNDEKSNPKQSLHEDAQGGQQVGSVISESNENLEPFFNGEAAHQDSFNGCHETGIGIASETSNIIHSDLPAESAAADFTVAIPDSTALDKGASNQVNHYNPFIAYGSLDETWEPNYSLPTIVDAASVAPICPVEKTDSFSDLVNRALEGFDPIEIDEAIIEENRSDSVEASTSTLDVQASEQCNDKRESPTDDVKIDVTQETGIAAIATSLSTSNGESSDVKSENGKKCEIDNAQDINDFNPRDVEVGTKRSEDITDSKSSPLVQTESVVQQNGPDSAKVTAQTVIRNPFESSFSGPSITSGPLTPSGHIPYSGNISLRSESSTTSTRSFAFPVLQNEWNSSPVKMAKADRRRLREDRGWGYRILCCKF; encoded by the exons ATGAAGATAG ATGATGAAAGGCCTTACCAAAGTCATATTTTTCAAGAGCTTCCATCCAATGGCAATCCTAAATTAGACTTCGAGACTGAAAGACAAAGTAAGCACAAATTTTTGGCGGATAAAATGGTTGAACAAACCAATCAATCTGAACATAGTTTTCTGAAGGGTGAGCATCAGAATGGAGGTAAAACCGGACAGACATGCATTGAGGATTACTCGTATGACAAGGATGTTGTAGAGATCAAGCTGCCGGACACAGTTCTTTCTTCTGATTACGGTGGCCATTTTATCAAGGATGTCTGCATTGATGAAGGAGTTCTTCCTGATAAAAAGACTTCAACAGAAAAGCTAGTAGATCAAAAGGTGTCAATAAACTTTGATTCCTCAGAAGATACAAACGGTGACCTAGGGGAAGAGATAAGAGCTGACTCTACAAAGACTGCACTTGAATTAAAATCACATATAGTTATCCTACCTGTCATGTGTGCTACTGACGGCAATACTGGGGAACAAATCTCCCTATGCAAAGAGCACGATCTTGAAGGCAACAATACTGCACCTATATCAGCCGATTCAAATGATGAGAAATCAAATCCCAAGCAATCACTGCATGAAGATGCACAAGGTGGCCAGCAGGTTGGCAGTGTCATTTCAGAGAGCAATGAAAATCTGGAGCCATTCTTCAATGGAGAAGCAGCTCATCAG GATTCATTTAATGGTTGTCATGAAACTGGAATTGGTATTGCATCGGAGACCAGTAACATCATTCACAGTGATTTACCAGCAGAATCGGCTGCAGCTGATTTCACGGTGGCAATACCTGACAGTACTGCATTGGATAAGGGAGCATCCAACCAAGTTAATCACTATAACCCTTTTATTGCCTATGGATCATTAGACGAGACATGGGAACCTAATTACTCTCTCCCTACTATTGTGGATGCCGCTTCTGTAGCACCCATCTGTCCTGTTGAAAAGACAGATAGTTTTAGTGATCTTGTCAACAGAGCACTGGAAGGATTTGATCCTATTGAAATAGATGAAGCCATAATTGAAGAGAATAGGTCAGATTCTGTTGAAGCAAGTACAAGTACACTGGATGTCCAAGCATCTGAACAATGTAATGATAAGAGAGAAAGTCCCACTGATGATGTGAAAATTGATGTAACACAAGAAACGGGTATAGCAGCTATAGCTACGTCTCTGTCCACTAGCAATGGAGAGTCTAGTGATGTCAAAAGTGAGAATGGTAAAAAATGTGAGATTGATAATGCCCAGGATATAAATGATTTTAACCCAAGAGATGTGGAGGTTGGCACAAAAAGAAGTGAGGACATCACGGATAGTAAGAGTTCACCTCTTGTGCAAACAGAATCTGTGGTTCAACAAAATGGACCTGATAGTGCAAAAGTGACTGCACAAACTGTTATTCGTAATCCCTTTGAATCAAGCTTCTCTGGTCCTAGCATTACATCAGGTCCACTAACACCCTCTGGTCACATACCTTATTCTGGTAACATTTCTCTTCGATCAGAAAGTAGCACGACAAGCACTCGGTCATTTGCATTTCCAGT ACTACAGAACGAGTGGAACAGCAGCCCTGTAAAGATGGCGAAGGCCGACCGCAGGCGTCTGAGGGAAGACCGAGGCTGGGGTTACAGAATCCTTTGCTGTAAATTCTGA
- the LOC117863344 gene encoding uncharacterized protein, which produces MDGDDAGGHLAAASASPRAEETIAAVRGDAYAARLPTPSDDDEDCDDLYGDVNVGFLPLLPLSPSPAPTSPPKTPSPGCSIPFPSPSPPPRRAPSPEPEPQPEPATPRHQPPRPPPPPAPPRHHVPPHPQPQRAPPRGGGASSYSSPPRYTALYVSDLQWWTTDAEVEAALPHGAAAALCGLHFYSDKYTGKSRGICRAEFRSAAAAASAAAALHGRAFHGRHCAASLSRPPALHRLGDDSDSCGEVDRAPNPTRGPGTGGRGAGSATTVRGNVGPLLGDRPTLPPPTMSVIPRPSPGPPFGGIMGGVGGYGGFQSTGQYNAGMGTAMVPSPVAPYVNPSFLVAGGMAMRGPGMWHDQGMAGGLWGAQQGWNFRGCQMPWQQLAPPVQHHQGQAHQQYGNGNYRKGRGMKRERPSSRSEHRSIGNVSYPDRRQSDSDGGDLYKEQDREEKGRHRERVLEKEREQERHWNERDRHGGDKRRHQEYTDHADFDRRGRERSRSQSRDDGDDDRPRRRR; this is translated from the coding sequence ATGGACGgggacgacgccggcggccatctcgccgcggcctccgcctccccgcGCGCCGAGGAGACGATCGCCGCGGTCCGGGGCGACGCCTACGCCGCCCGCCTCCCAACcccctccgacgacgacgaggactgCGACGACCTCTACGGCGACGTCAACGTCGGCTTCCTCCCGCTCCTGCCGCTCTCCCCCTCGCCAGCCCCCACCTCGCCCCCTAAAACCCCCTCCCCCGGCTGCTCAATCCCGttcccgtccccgtccccgccgccgcgccgcgccccgtCTCCGGAGCCCGAGCCACAGCCGGAACCCGCCACCCCGCGACAccagccgccgcggcctcctcctccccccgcgCCTCCGAGACACCACGTGCCTCCGCACCCGCAGCCGCAGCGCGCGCCgccccgcggtggcggcgcctcCTCCTACTCCTCGCCGCCCAGGTACACGGCGCTGTACGTCAGCGACCTCCAGTGGTGGACAACGGacgcggaggtggaggccgcgctcccgcacggcgccgccgccgcgctctgcgGCCTCCACTTCTACTCCGACAAGTACACCGGCAAGTCGCGCGGCATCTGCCGCGCCGAAttccgcagcgccgccgcggccgcgtcggCCGCCGCTGCGCTCCACGGCCGCGCCTTCCATGGGCGCCACTGCGCCGCCTCGCtctcccgcccgcccgcgctcCACCGCCTGGGCGACGACTCTGACTCCTGCGGCGAGGTGGACCGGGCACCGAACCCCACCCGAGGCCCTGGCaccggcggccgtggcgcgggCAGCGCGACGACGGTACGAGGCAATGTGGGTCCTTTGTTGGGTGATCGGCCGACTCTGCCGCCGCCTACAATGTCCGTGATTCCCCGGCCGTCTCCCGGGCCGCCGTTCGGTGGCATTATGGGAGGTGTTGGTGGGTACGGTGGATTTCAGTCGACGGGGCAGTACAATGCGGGGATGGGTACTGCCATGGTGCCATCGCCGGTGGCGCCCTACGTGAACCCGTCGTTCTTGGTTGCCGGCGGGATGGCTATGCGTGGCCCGGGAATGTGGCATGATCAGGGGATGGCTGGGGGCTTATGGGGTGCTCAGCAGGGGTGGAATTTCAGAGGTTGTCAGATGCCATGGCAGCAGCTTGCGCCACCAGTGCAGCACCACCAGGGCCAGGCACACCAGCAGTACGGGAATGGGAATTATCGGAAGGGGCGTGGCATGAAGCGAGAAAGACCAAGTAGTAGGAGTGAGCACAGGAGCATTGGCAATGTGAGCTATCCTGATAGGAGGCAATCTGACAGTGATGGGGGTGATTTGTACAAAGAGCAGGACCGTGAGGAGAAGGGTCGACACCGGGAGCGTGTCCTGGAGAAGGAAAGGGAGCAGGAGAGGCACTGGAATGAGAGGGATCGGCATGGGGGTGACAAGAGGAGGCACCAGGAGTACACTGATCATGCTGATTTCGATAGGAGAGGACGGGAGAGGTCGAGGAGCCAATCAAgggatgatggtgatgatgatcgtCCAAGGAGGCGGCGCTAA